From one Solanum stenotomum isolate F172 chromosome 12, ASM1918654v1, whole genome shotgun sequence genomic stretch:
- the LOC125849360 gene encoding pentatricopeptide repeat-containing protein At1g77170, mitochondrial codes for MSPFHCLLLRFGRNRVNSFHLSHSLATATNILDSNDKIIATRISNCNNLHHLDQIYAQIIRNHFLELYPVQFHWNNIIRSYTRLNSPSNALHVYITMSRTGVRPDTFTLPIVLKAICQVLNYVVARQLHGIAIKLGLETNMYCESGFISLYAKAGEFENARKVFEQNSERKLGSWNAIIAGLSQGGRAKEAIEMFLELRESGLQPDDVTMVSVTSACGSLGDLDLASQLHKCVFQAKEMERSDLLMMNSLIDMYGKCGKMDLAYRVFSRMTERNVSSWTSMIVGYAMHGYVRDAVECFHCMREAGVRPNHVTFIGVLSACVHGGLVKEGKYYFNMMKNEYGIAPMLQHYGCMVDLLGRAGLFEEARGTIEGMSMKPNVVIWGCLMGACEKHGHVKMGEWVARHLQQLEPWNDGVYVVLSNIYASNDMWEEVRRIRAIMKERKLAKIPAYSLSTSSY; via the coding sequence ATGAGTCCATTTCATTGTCTGTTGCTCCGATTTGGTAGAAACAGAGTGAACTCATTTCATCTGAGTCATAGTTTAGCCACTGCTACTAATATTCTCGACAGCAATGACAAGATAATAGCGACCCGAATATCAAATTGCAACAATCTACACCATCTTGACCAAATTTACGCCCAGATAATCCGAAATCACTTCTTGGAGTTGTACCCTGTACAATTCCACTGGAACAACATTATTAGATCATATACTAGGCTTAACTCCCCTAGCAACGCTCTACATGTATACATCACTATGTCAAGAACTGGTGTTCGCCCAGATACTTTCACGTTACCCATTGTTTTAAAGGCGATTTGTCAGGTTCTAAATTATGTTGTGGCAAGGCAGCTCCATGGGATTGCAATAAAGCTCGGATTAGAAACTAATATGTATTGTGAGAGTGGGTTTATTAGCTTGTACGCTAAAGCTGGTGAATTTGAGAATGCACGGAAGGTGTTTGAACAAAATAGTGAAAGAAAGTTGGGGTCTTGGAATGCTATTATAGCGGGGTTGTCACAAGGTGGGCGTGCTAAAGAAGCCATAGAAATGTTCTTGGAGTTGAGAGAGAGTGGGTTGCAGCCAGATGATGTGACTATGGTTAGTGTGACATCTGCTTGTGGTAGTCTTGGAGACTTGGATTTGGCTTCTCAATTGCATAAATGTGTCTTTCAAGCGAAAGAAATGGAAAGGTCTGATCTTTTGATGATGAATTCTCTTATTGATATGTACGGTAAATGTGGGAAGATGGATCTTGCTTATAGGGTGTTTTCAAGGATGACGGAAAGAAATGTATCCTCGTGGACTTCTATGATTGTTGGATATGCAATGCATGGGTATGTTAGAGATGCGGTTGAATGCTTCCATTGCATGAGAGAGGCAGGTGTTAGGCCTAACCATGTGACATTTATTGGGGTGTTGAGCGCTTGTGTACATGGTGGGCTGGTGAAAGAAGGAAAGTATTATTTCAACATGATGAAGAATGAATATGGTATTGCACCCATGTTGCAGCATTACGGGTGCATGGTGGATTTGCTTGGCAGGGCTGGGTTGTTCGAGGAGGCAAGGGGGACGATTGAAGGGATGTCGATGAAACCAAATGTTGTGATCTGGGGGTGCCTAATGGGGGCTTGTGAGAAGCATGGGCATGTGAAAATGGGAGAATGGGTGGCTAGGCACCTGCAACAGTTGGAACCGTGGAACGATGGAGTGTATGTGGTATTGTCCAACATTTATGCCAGTAATGACATGTGGGAAGAGGTAAGGAGGATTAGAGCAATCATGAAGGAGCGAAAACTTGCCAAGATTCCTGCTTATAGTTTGTCAACAAGTTCATATTGA